In Actinomadura luteofluorescens, the sequence AGCCGGTTGGCCGCGTTGATCATGGCCACCAGGTAGACCAGCGCGGCGATCTGGTCGTCGTCGAAGTGCTCGCGCACCCGGGCCCACGTGGCGTCCGAGACGCCCTGGTGGGCGTCGGCGAGCCGGGTGCCCTCCTCGGCCAGCGCCAGCGCGGCCCGCTCGGGCTCGGTGAAGACGGTCGACTCGCGCCAGGCGGCGACCAGGTGCAGCCGGACCGCGGTCTCCCCGGCGGCCGCGGCGTCCTTGGTGTGGAGGTCCACGCACCAGCCGCAGCCGTTGATCTGGCTGGCGCGCAGCATCACCAGCTCCTGGAGGTCGCGGGGCAGCGACGACTGCTGGATCGCCACGCTGACGGCGGCGAAGCGCTTGCCCACCTTGGCGGCGAACTCGTTGGTCATCAGGTTCAGACGGGGTTCCATGCCTTGCTCCTAGCCTGCCGGGGTGCGCGCCGCGCGGACCGTCCCGCGCGGCGTCCTGACGACCATGGAGATGCCGGTGCCCCGTCCCGCGTGACAGCGCGGGCACTGTGACGTACGCCACCGGCCGGGCCCGGCCCGGGCTCGGGGCTCGCCCGTGGTGGTCGTTAGAGCCGGGTGTGGCCGGGTAGCCGTATGCGGTGGCCGGAGGATCCGGCGACTGATCCGACACCGAGGGGGCGGAGTTGACCACGCCGGAGGAGAACGCTCCGAAGACCGAGAACACCGACCGGGCGGAGCCCGGCGAGGACCGGGAGCCGCGACCGGACGTGCGCACCGAACTGGGCGCCGAGCTCGAGGACAAGATGGCGGAGAAGGGCCTGTCGCGCGACGACTTCTCCGAGTCCTGAGGCGCGCGGGCGACCGGCACGGATGCGACGGGAGGACCTTGTGATCGGCGCGTTGTACGAGCGGTGGCTGCTGGAGATGTGGGCCGGGGACTTCGGGCTCGCCCGCGACCTGGTCACGCCGGACTTCGTCGGGCACTGGCCGGGGCATGACGTGCACGGCGCCGACGAGCTGATCGACGTCCTGCGGCAGGGCCACGCGCCTTTCGAGGGCGTCACGGTGACGCTGGACGTGGGCCCGATCGTGGACGGGGACCAGGTCGCCGCCCGTTGGACGTTCGGCGGACGGTACAAGGGCGGCGTGCCGGGAGCGACCGCCCCGGAGGGCACGGACGTCTCCTTCGAAGGCCACGACGTCCTGCGCGCCGAAGGCGGCCGGTTCGCGGAGTACTGGGTGATCTCCGACGTCCGGGCCCTCGACCGCGCGCTCGGGACCGAGTGAGTCTCCCCCGAACTCGTTACTCGGGCAGGGGCTGGAGGGTCGGGTCGCAGAGGCGGCAGCCCAGCATGCCCTGGTAGATGCCGTGCTCCGGGCAGCGCTCCAGGTGGCCATTGGACAGGTACAGGTCACCCTCGGACGTCCCCAGGGCTTCGAAGGTGTTGCCCATGCCTCGTCACCTGTCCCCCGGGGTGGAGGGGACGGCCTCGGCGTTTCCGGCGTCCTGCGGGTCGTGGGAGAAGCGGGCGGGCCACCATACCTTGGGGCCGATCATCCGGACGAGCGCCGGGACCAGCAGGGACCGCACGACGAGCGTGTCCAGCAGCACGCCGAACGCGACGATGAACGCGATCTGCGCCAGGAACGACAGCGGGATGACGACCAGGGCGGCGAACGTGGCGGCCAGGACGACCCCCGCCGAGGTGATGACGCCGCCGGTCGCCGTCAGGCCGCGGAGCACGCCCTCCCGCACGCCCCAGCGCCGCGTCTCCTCCCGCACCCGTGACATGAGGAAGATGTTGTAGTCGACGCCGAGCGCGACCAGGAACACGAACCCGTAGAGCGGAACGGAGGCGTCCAGGCCGGTGAAGCCGAACAGATGGCGGAACACCAGGGCCGCGACGCCGAGCGTGGCGACGTAGTTCAGCGCGACGGTCGCGATGAGCAGGACGGGCAGCGGCAGCGAGCGCAGCAGCACCACCAGGATGACCAGGATGATCGCCAGGACGACCGGGATGATGACGGTCCGGTCGTGGGCGGCGGTGTCCTGGGTGTCGACCTGCTGGGCGGTGTAGCCCCCGACCTTCGCGTCCGCCCCGGGGACGCCGTGCACCGCGGTGCGCAGGCGCTTGAGGGCGGCCTTCGCGGCGTCGCTGTCGGCGGCCGCCTTCAGCGTCGCGTCGATCCGGACCCGCCCGTCCACGACCTTCGGCGGGCCGCCCGGGCGGCCGGACGCGCCGGCGGGCGCGGCGCCCGCGACGCCGTCGGTGCGTGCCGCGGCATCGGTCACGGCCTTGACCTGCGCCGCGTTGGCGATGATGACCGCCGGCTGGCCGGAGCCGCCGGGGAAGTGCTCGGAGAGCGTCCGCTGCGCGGCGACCGAGGGCGCGTCGTTGATGAACGTCTCGTCCAGCGGGACGCCGTGGGCGCGCAGCCCCGGGGCGAACGCGGCGCAGGCGATGAGGGCGATGCCCGTCGCGGCGACGACGCGGCGCGGGTGCAGGTCGACCAGGCGGGCGACGCGGGCCCACAGGCCCCTTCCCCCGTGGGCGCCCTCGGCCGGGGGCCTCGGCCTCGCGGGCCAGAACGCGGCCCGTCCGAGCACGACGAGGACCGCCGGGAGGAACGTCAGCGCGCTGAGGACGGCGCAGGCGATGCCGATCGCGCCGACCGGCCCGAGGGCGCGGTTGTTGGTGAGGTTGCTGAGCAGCAGCGCGAGCAGGCCGAGCGCGACGGTGGCGCCGCTGGCGACGATCGCGCCGAACGATCCGCGCACCGCCGCCCACCCGGCGGCGAAGCGGTCCCGGCCCGCGGCCGTCTCCTCCCGGAAGCGGGCCGCCAGCAGCAGCGCGTAGTCCGTGGCGGCGCCGATGACCAGGATCGACAGGATGCCCTGGACCTGGCCGTCGACCCGGACGACGTCGGCTTTGGCCAGCGCGTAGACCACCGCGCACGCCAGGCCCAGCGCGAACACCGCCCCGAGGATGATCACGAGCGGGAGCAGGAAGCCGCGGTAGACCAGCAGCAGGATGACCAGGACGGTGACGAGCGCGACGCCAAGCAGCAGCCCGTCGATGCCGGCGAAGGCGTCCGACAGGTCCGCCTGGGTGGCGGCCGGCCCGCTGATCTGCGCCTTCGTCCCGGGAACGGTCTCGGCGGACGCACGGACCCGGTCCAGCACGGCCGGCAGTTCGTCTCCGAGGTCGGGCCTGAGCGGGACGACGCCCTCGAGCGCCCGGCCGTCGTCCGAGCGGAGGGCCGGGGACGGCGTCCCGAGGGTGCCGGGCGCGCCGCGCAGGCCGGCGAGCGCACGGGTCGCCGCGTCGCGCTGGGCGTCGGAGACCCGGCCGTTCACCGTCCACACGACGATGGCGGGCACGGTCTCCTTCTCGGCGAAGGCCTGCTGCTCCCGCAGGACCTGGGTGGACTCGGCGCTGCGCGGCAGGAAGGCCGCCTGGTCGTTGGTGGAGACCTCGCCGAGCTTCCCGGCATAGGGGCCGAAGGCACCGCCGATCGCCAGCCATATCAGGAGCAGAACTGCTGGTATCGCCCAGCGGACGGGGCGTGAGGGTGTCGGCATCGGTTCCTCCCAGCGAGTTCGACCTGCCGCGGCCATACCCACAAATACCTCACTCATTAACTATCTCAATGATTGAGTTAATGTAATCTGATCGGCATGGCCGAGGGAGCGGAGGAGACGGAGGGCCCCGCCGGCCTCCGGTCGTTCGCCGTCGAGCTGCGCCGGATGAACGCCGAGTTCAACCGGATCGCGCACGAGTTCGCCCATGCGAGCGGCCTGCATCCCACCGACGTCCAGGCCCTGGTCACGATCATGGACGCGCCGCTGCGCACCCCCGGCCGGCCGATGACCCCGGGGCGGCTGCGCGAGGAGCTGAACGTCACCTCCGGCGCGGTCACCGCCTGCCTCGACCGCCTCGAACGGCTCGGCCACATCACCCGGACGCGCGACCCCGCCGACCGGCGGGTCGTCCATCTGCGCTACGAGCCGTCCGCGATGACCATGGGCCGCGCGTACTTCCGCCCGCTGGCGGAGAGCACCGAGGCGGCGCGGGCCGGCTTCACCGAGGAGGAACTGCGCCTCGTCCTGCGCTTCCTGCGCGCGATGAACGAGGAACTGTCGGCCCTGCGCACCCGCGATTCCGGCCGTTAGGGCGGCGACGCGCTAGGCGGGGCCGAGCAGGTCCCAGCGGTTGCCGGCCAGATCGAGGAAGACGGCGAGGCGTCCGTAGGGTTCGGTGCGGGGCGGGGAGACGAACTCGACGCCCGCGGCCGTCATGCGTGCGTGAGCGGCGTCGAAGTCCTCCACCCGCAGGAAGAACCCCACGCGCCCGGCGGCCTGGTTCCCGACCACGGCGGCCTGGCGCGGGCCGTCCGCGCGGGCGAGCAGGACGCCCGTCTCGGCGCCCGGCGGCCGGACGACCACCCACCGCTTGGGACGGCCGTCGTTGGTGAGCGAAGGCGAGTCCTCCACCAGGTCGAACCCGAGGGCGCCGGTGAAGAACGCGATGGCGTCGTCGTAGTCGTCCACGACGATCGTGATGAGATCGAGCCGCACCATCATGAGGGTACGGTGCGCCGCGGTCGCGCGGCCGAGCAACGGAGGGACGTCCGGCATGGACAAGACGGAGGGCAGCCGCACCGCCGTGCTCGTGTGCCAGGCCCGGGCCGTGGCCCACGGCCGCCTGGCCCCCGACCGGTTCGCCGATCCCACCGCGTCGGCGCTTCTGCGACCCGACGAGCTGGCCGCCGTCGAGCGGGTCCGCTCGGGAAGGCCCCCCGAAGGCTGGGGGCCCCGGATGGAGTACGAGTTCCTGCGGGCGACGGCCGAAGGCCTGGTGCCGCGCACGGTCGCCATCGACGATGCCGTCAGGGAGCGCACCAGCCCGCAGGTCGTGATCCTGGGCGCCGGCCTGGACGGACGGGCCTGGCGGATGCCCGAGCTGGCCGGGGCCGCCGTGTTCGAGGTCGACCACCCCCGTTCCCAGGAGGACAAGCGGCAGCGCGCCGCGGGCCTCTCGTCGCCCGCCGGGAAGGTCGCCTTCGTACCCGTCGACTTCACGGCCGACAGGCTCGACGACTCCCTGAAGGCGGCCGGCCATCGGGCCGACCTGCCGACCACCTGGATCTGGGAGGGTGTGGTCCCCTACCTGACCCGCGCCGAGGTGGCGGCCACGGTGCGGGACCTCGCGGGGGCCTCCGCGCCGGGGAGCCGCCTCGTGGTCAACTACCAGTCACCGTCGCCGGCCGCCTCGCTCGGCCGGCTGCTGGCCCGCGCGATGAGGCGGCTGTCCCGGCGGCCCGACCCGATGGCGCACGAACCCTGGAGGTCCGCCTGGACGCCGGCGGCGATGCGCGAGCTGCTGACCGGGCAGGGCTTCGCGGTGGTCGGCGACACCGACCTGCTCTCCCTGGCCGGGGCGCTCGCGCTGCCCGTCCGCAGCCGGCGGTCTCTCGGATCCGGCCGCGTCCTGGTGGCCGACCGCCGGGCCGGGTGACGCGAGGACCGCCCGTGGCGCTGAAGGAGGTGTCGGCGGGCCGGTCGCGTGGCCCGCCGGCATGGGCCCCGCCTCCCGACACCGCCGGTCAACGAGGCGGGGCCCGCCCGCCGGTCAGGCGTGGGACAGGGCGAACGCCGCCAGGAACCCCACGACCATGATCAGACCGGTGAGCAGGTGGGTGTCCTCGTAGGCCTCGGGGATCATCGTGTCGGCGATCATGGTGAGGATGGCCCCGCCGGCCAGCGCGGTGATGCCGGCCAGGACGTCGTCCGGGGCGTCGCCGAGCACCGTGTGGCCCGTGATCGCCGCCAGGGCGCTGATCAGCGCGATCCCGCTCCACAGCCCGAAGACGTAGCCGCGGCCGCGCCCCGCGCGGCGCATCCCCGAGGCGCTGGAGAGTCCCTCGGGGACGTTGCTGATGAACACCGCGACCACGGTGACGAGGCTGACCGCGCCGCCGCCCAGCAGGCTCGTGCCGATCACGATGGACTCGGGCACGCCGTCCAGCAGCGCGCCCAGCGCGATGGCGCTCCCCGATCCGGGCCGCTGCTCCTCCGACGGCTGCTGCCCGCCCGAGCGCTTGCGGTGCCGGGCGCCCCTCCAGGCCAGGAGGGCGTTGGCGCCGGCGTAGAGCACCGCGCCGGTCACCGCCCCGATCGCCGTCGGGGTCAGCCCGCCCCGCTCGTTCGCCTCGGCGATCAGGTCGAACGACACCGCCGACACCAGGACACCGCTGCCGAACGCCATCACGCTCGCCACGATCCGGGCCGGGACGGGCACGAGGAATCCGGCCAGGGCCCCCATCACCAGCGCCGACCCGGCCAGCAGGCCCCATCCTCCGGCCTGCAACGCTCCCTGCACGGCACTCCCTTCCGGCCACGGCCCTCACGCCGACGGCCGATGGGCCGCCGCGGCGACTACCCGTGGGCGTACTCGTCGACGTCCAGTTCGGCTGGCGACATCTGCGTCGATTTCACGGTGAAGTACGCGTACTGGGAGATCCGCACGCGGGCACCCTATACCGGCGCCCGGCGCCTCCCCCGTCCCGCTTCATGACGATGCGGGCCGCGGGCCGCCTGCTAGTAGGGTCGGCCGCATGCCCGCCTCTTCCCCGGTGAGAGAGCCCAAGCCTCCCCAGATCCCCTGCGGGCTCACGCCCGCCGGGAAGGTCGAGCGGCACGTCCGGCACGACGGCAAGTACCTTTCGCTGGACTACGGCGCGGACACCCTGTCCATGGACGACCCGGACGGCGTCGAGGACGTCGAGTTCGAGCGCTGCCGCTTCACCCGGACCGTCTTCTCCGAGCTGGTCCTGCATCGGGCCGGGTTCGCCGACTGCGCGTTCGGCGACGCCGACCTGGCGAACCTGCGGGCGTTCAACTCGCGGATGTTCAACGTGCGGATCATGAACGCGCGGATGACGGGGATGCGGCTCGCCGAGAGCGGTCTGCGGGACGTGCTGGTCGAGGGGTGCCGCGCCGACCTCACCGGCTTCAGGTACGCACGCCTGCGGGACGTCGTCTTCCGCGACTGCAACCTGGCCGAGGCCACGTTCCAGTCCGCCGAGATGACCGACGTCCGGTTCGAGAACTGCCGGCTCGGCGGCGCCCAGTTCTCCGGGGCGAAGATGAGATCCGTCCGGTTCCGCGGCTGCGACCTGCGCGGCGTCGCCGGCCTGAGCTCCTTCCAGGGGGCGATCGTCGCGAGCGGCGACGCGATGAGCCTGCTGGACGCGTTCGCCGCGGAGCTCGGCATCACCATCGAGGACTGACCGGCCGCCGGGAGGGCCCCGACCGGCGGGCCGGTCTCATGCGAGCGTGAGGAACAGCTTCTCCAGCAGCGCGCGGTCCGCGGCGGCCTGCGCGGTGCCCGCCCTCTCCGGGACGGCGCACCGCTCCAGCCCGGTCGCGATGATCTTGAAGCCGGCCCGGTCCAGGGCCCGGGAGACGGCGGCCAGCTGGGTGACCAGCTCGGCGCAGTCCCGTCCCTCCTCGATCATCCTGATGACGCCGCCGATCTGGCCCTGCGCCCGCCTCAGCCGCAGCGCGACGTCGTCGAGCGCGTCCCTGTCCAGCTCCATCCCGCTCCCCCTCACGCGCTGCGCTCGCGCTCGGCGGCCTGGCGCCGCACGTCGTCCAGGTCGACCGCGCGGGCGCCGTCGATCAGCTTCTCCAGCTCCTGCTCGGGGAGCGCGCCCGGCTGGGCGTACAGCACCACGTTCTCCCGAATGATCATCAGGGTGGGGATCGAGGTGATGCCGAACGCGCCCGCCAGCTCCGGCTGGGCCTCGGTGTCGACCTTGCCGAACATGATGCCGTCGTGGCGCCCGGACACCCGCTCGTACACCGGGCCGAAGAAGCGGCACGGCCCGCACCAGCTCGCCCAGAAGTCGATGAGGATCATGTCGTTGCCGTCGAGGACCTCGTCGAAGTTCTCGCGCGTCAGCTCTGTCGTCGCCATCACGGCCTCCCATCCTGCGGCGGATACCCCTACGGGTATGAGAACCCGCACCTGAGAAGGCGTATTCCAGGGTCAATACCACTCCGTTGTATACGGGTAGGGGTATGGCTTGGCCCCCGATGCGTCAGCTGAGGTCCGTCGGGGAAGGCACCTCTGAGGGGGAGCATCATGGGTTACGCGATCAGCGTCCGGCTGCACCGGCCGTTCGGCGAGACCGTCGAGCAGGTGCGCGCGGTCCTGAAGGACCAGGGCTTCGGCGTGCTGACCGAGATCGACGTGCGGGCCACCCTGCGCGAGAAGCTCGGCGAGACGATGGAGGACTACCTCATCCTGGGAGCCTGCAACCCGCGGCTCGCGCACCGGGCACTCGGCGTCGACCGGCGGATCGGCCTGCTGCTGCCCTGCAACGTCGTCGTGCGCGCCGACGGTGAGGAGACCGTCGTGGAGGCGCTGGACCCGCAGGTCATGGTGTCGGTCAGCGACCGCCGCGACCTCGGACCCGTCGCCGACGAGGCGGCGGAGCGGCTCGCCGCCGCGTTGCGGCGGCTGGACGCCTGACCCCGCCACCGCGCTCAGCGGCCGGGGAACTCGATCTCGGCGGCCTCACCGGCGCCGAGCAGGAAGTAGCCGAGGAACGTCACACCGTCCGCCTCGGCGTCGAAGCGTGCGACGCGGGCGCCCTCGGGCTCGTGGAACACGTCGCCGGGGCCGAGGACGACCGCCGGTTCGCCCTCGATCTGGTAGACGGCCGACCCGGTCTCGATGCTGCCGAAGACCGGTCCGTTGTGCACGTGCAGCCCGGCCGCCTGGCGGGGCGCGATGGCGATGCGGCGGACCTCGACCCGGTGCGTGCCGCGGGGTGGCGACAGCGGCTGGTCGAGCAGCACCGTGCGGGTGATCGGCGGGACGTCCTCCGGTCGGCCCCCGTGGTACTCCTCGTCGCCGACCGGCCCCCCGGCCTCGGCGGAAGTCCCGTCGTCCGGCACCGGCTCGATGGCCAGATGCGTCATGGGACGGTCGGGAGTGGCGCCGTGCCAGTGCCATTCACCGGGCGCGATGTGCACGGTGTCTCCGGCGCGGATGGTCTCGACCGGCCCGCCGCGACGCTGGACGCGCCCGGTGCCTTCGGTGACGACCAGCACCTGCCCGAGCGGATGCCGGTGCCACACGGTGCGGCTTCCAGGCGCGAAGCGGACGCTGTCGACCTGTGCGCCCGCCCCTCCCCCGGCTTCGGCCACCGGCGCGATCCAGGCGTCACCGGTGAACCACGCGGACGGGGCGGCGGCGCCACCGAGGGGTCCGTGGGATATCTGCATGCCGTTTCTCCGATGGTCAGCTGACGGTGCGCGCGTTCAGCAGCGCGAGGATTCCTGCGATCGCCTGGTCGAAGGGTTCCGGGGCGCCGGCCGCGCGAGCGAGGACGTAACCGCCCTGAAGCGTGGCGACGATCGCGGCCGCGGTGGAGGCGGGGTCCACCGAAGGCTCCAGCTCTCCGCGCTCCACCCCCTCTTGGACCACCGCCGCGAGCCGGGCGCGCAGCCAGGCGAAGGTCTCTTCGACGGGCTCGCGCAGCGCGGGCGTGCCGATGACGTCGGGGTCCTGCGTGAGCCTTCCGACGGGGCAGCCCCGCAGGACGTCCCGCTCCCTGCGCAGGTAGGCGGCGATGCGTTCGACGGCCGCCCCCGGCCCGGACAACTGCGCGTCGACGGCGGCGCGCATCTCCTCGGCGGTGCGGTCGATGGCGGCGCGGGCGAGTTCCTCCTTGCCCGCGAAATGGTGGTACATGCTGCCCTGGCCGGCCTCGGCCCGCTGCTGGATCGTCTTGGGGCTGGTCCCCACGTACCCGCGCTCCCAGAGAAGCTCCCGCGCACTCTCCACCAGCCGTTCCCGCGCACTCATGCCACGAGTGTACATACCAATAGGTACAGACCCGGTGTTCCGCGCGGGCGGCCAGGCGTCGCCGACGTCCAGGAGGGCCCCTCAGTCCGCCCCGACCGCCTTGCGCGTGGATCGGCCGGAGACGATGTCGTCGGCCAGCGGCATCACCACGGCGGCGATCTCGGCGATGGTCGCCTCCGGCACGCCGGCGGCGGCGAGCGAGGCCGTCAGGTGCCCGGCGACCCGATCGAAGTGGAAGCGCTCGATCCCGGGGCCGAGGTGGACGTCCTTCATCGCGCCGCCCCGGTAGACGGCCGGTCCGCCGATCGACTCGTAGATGCTCATGGCGCCGGCCCCGGACATTTATTGGCGATTCGCCAATAAACTTGCGGACCATGACGTCGTGAACCCGCCAGACCTGGGCCGGCGCCCCCTGTTGAGTGGGCGGACGCGACCACTCCCCTCACAGGACGGAACCCGATGCCAACCGTGACCGCTTCGGCCGACGGCCCTCCCACCTCGGCCCGGCCGGGCCCGCACCACTGGCCGGCGGTGCTCTCGGTGATGATGGGGATCTTCGTGATCGTCACCACCGAGATCCTCCCGATCGGGCTGCTGACGTCCATCGGCTCCGGCTTCACCGTCTCCGACGGGACGGCCGGGCTGATGATGACCATGCCCGGCTACCTGGCGGCGGCCGCCGCGCCCGCGGTCACCGTCGCGACGGCGCGGATCGACCGGCGGCTCATGCTGTGCGCCTGCATGTTCCTGCTGGCGGCGGCGAACTTCATCGCCGCGGCCGCCCCGGCGTACTGGGCGGTGCTCGTCTCACGCGTCCTCGTCGGAGTGGTCATCGGCGGCTTCTGGTCGATCGGCGCGGGCCTCGCCGGCCGGCTCGTCCCCGCACGGTCGGCGCGCCGGGCGACGGCGGTCGTCTTCTCGGCCGTCCCGCTGGGATCGGTCCTCGGCGTGCCGCTGGGGACGCTGATCGGCGACCTCGCGGGCTGGCGGACCAGCTTCGCGGTCATGGGCCTGCTGTCCGTGGCGGTGCTCATCGCGCTCGCCGTGCTCGTCCCCCCGCTGCCCGCGGAGGGGACCGCCCGCCTCACAGCGCTGCGCGGCATGATGCGGAGCCGCGGCACCCGGCACGCGCTCCTGGTGACCGTCCTGGTCGTCCTCGCGCACTTCGGCGCCTACACCTACGTCACGCCCTTCCTGGAACGGGTGACGCATGTGCCCCCAGGGCTGATCACGGTGTTCCTGCTGACCTACGGTGCCGCGGGCATCCTGGGGAACTTCCTGGCAGGCACGGCTCTGGCCCGCCATCCGCACGCCACCTTCGGCGCGGCCGGAGGTCTGATCGCCTTCGCCACCCTGGCGCTCCCTCTTCTGGGGCGATGGGACGTGGGCGCCATCGCACTGCTCGTTCTGTGGGGCGTCGGCTACGGCGCCGTCCCGGTCTGTTCGCAGGCCTGGTTCGCCAGAGCGGCCCCGCACGCCCCGGAGGCGGCGTCCGTGCTGTTCACGGCCTCGTTCCAGGCGACGCTGTCGACCGGCGCCCTGGTCGGCGGAGCCGTCATGGACCGCACCTCCCCATCGACGATCATGACGCTGGGCGGAGCCACCGCGGTCGTCATGGTGGTGGCCGTGGTCAGCGGGCGGCCTCGCCGGTCAGCCAGCGCCGCAGGGCCGGGAGGGGGACGTCGGCCCGGACGACCTCCAGCGCGGTGACCTTCAGGCCCACTCGGCGACGGCGGCGTCCAGGTCGGCGGCCAGGGTTTTCGTCCGGCCCGGGAGCAGGTCGCCCAGCTCGTTCAGGTGCCGCTCCGCCACGTGGCGGCGCAGGCGGCCCTCCGCGAGGACGCTGATCGCCGCCGCCTCCGGCGCCGGCCGCAGCGCGTGGCGGGCGGGATCGGACACCGAGATCAGGGCCACGGCCCTCAACCATGAGTCCTCCCCTGCCGGCCGGCACGCGGGCCGGCACCTCGACGGCGACCTGTTCCTCCACCATGACCGCTGCGCGGCCGCCTGGCCATCCGGTACGACCACCAATTCGGCGGGGCCCCGCCCTGTAGTGGCGGCGCCGGTCAGTCCCGCCGGGGGCGCTCCGGTGGGGGCGGGCGGTCCTTGCCGTGGCCGATGCGG encodes:
- a CDS encoding MMPL family transporter gives rise to the protein MPTPSRPVRWAIPAVLLLIWLAIGGAFGPYAGKLGEVSTNDQAAFLPRSAESTQVLREQQAFAEKETVPAIVVWTVNGRVSDAQRDAATRALAGLRGAPGTLGTPSPALRSDDGRALEGVVPLRPDLGDELPAVLDRVRASAETVPGTKAQISGPAATQADLSDAFAGIDGLLLGVALVTVLVILLLVYRGFLLPLVIILGAVFALGLACAVVYALAKADVVRVDGQVQGILSILVIGAATDYALLLAARFREETAAGRDRFAAGWAAVRGSFGAIVASGATVALGLLALLLSNLTNNRALGPVGAIGIACAVLSALTFLPAVLVVLGRAAFWPARPRPPAEGAHGGRGLWARVARLVDLHPRRVVAATGIALIACAAFAPGLRAHGVPLDETFINDAPSVAAQRTLSEHFPGGSGQPAVIIANAAQVKAVTDAAARTDGVAGAAPAGASGRPGGPPKVVDGRVRIDATLKAAADSDAAKAALKRLRTAVHGVPGADAKVGGYTAQQVDTQDTAAHDRTVIIPVVLAIILVILVVLLRSLPLPVLLIATVALNYVATLGVAALVFRHLFGFTGLDASVPLYGFVFLVALGVDYNIFLMSRVREETRRWGVREGVLRGLTATGGVITSAGVVLAATFAALVVIPLSFLAQIAFIVAFGVLLDTLVVRSLLVPALVRMIGPKVWWPARFSHDPQDAGNAEAVPSTPGDR
- a CDS encoding class I SAM-dependent methyltransferase translates to MDKTEGSRTAVLVCQARAVAHGRLAPDRFADPTASALLRPDELAAVERVRSGRPPEGWGPRMEYEFLRATAEGLVPRTVAIDDAVRERTSPQVVILGAGLDGRAWRMPELAGAAVFEVDHPRSQEDKRQRAAGLSSPAGKVAFVPVDFTADRLDDSLKAAGHRADLPTTWIWEGVVPYLTRAEVAATVRDLAGASAPGSRLVVNYQSPSPAASLGRLLARAMRRLSRRPDPMAHEPWRSAWTPAAMRELLTGQGFAVVGDTDLLSLAGALALPVRSRRSLGSGRVLVADRRAG
- a CDS encoding cupin domain-containing protein: MQISHGPLGGAAAPSAWFTGDAWIAPVAEAGGGAGAQVDSVRFAPGSRTVWHRHPLGQVLVVTEGTGRVQRRGGPVETIRAGDTVHIAPGEWHWHGATPDRPMTHLAIEPVPDDGTSAEAGGPVGDEEYHGGRPEDVPPITRTVLLDQPLSPPRGTHRVEVRRIAIAPRQAAGLHVHNGPVFGSIETGSAVYQIEGEPAVVLGPGDVFHEPEGARVARFDAEADGVTFLGYFLLGAGEAAEIEFPGR
- a CDS encoding pentapeptide repeat-containing protein, translating into MPASSPVREPKPPQIPCGLTPAGKVERHVRHDGKYLSLDYGADTLSMDDPDGVEDVEFERCRFTRTVFSELVLHRAGFADCAFGDADLANLRAFNSRMFNVRIMNARMTGMRLAESGLRDVLVEGCRADLTGFRYARLRDVVFRDCNLAEATFQSAEMTDVRFENCRLGGAQFSGAKMRSVRFRGCDLRGVAGLSSFQGAIVASGDAMSLLDAFAAELGITIED
- a CDS encoding VOC family protein; this translates as MMVRLDLITIVVDDYDDAIAFFTGALGFDLVEDSPSLTNDGRPKRWVVVRPPGAETGVLLARADGPRQAAVVGNQAAGRVGFFLRVEDFDAAHARMTAAGVEFVSPPRTEPYGRLAVFLDLAGNRWDLLGPA
- a CDS encoding ZIP family metal transporter, which produces MQGALQAGGWGLLAGSALVMGALAGFLVPVPARIVASVMAFGSGVLVSAVSFDLIAEANERGGLTPTAIGAVTGAVLYAGANALLAWRGARHRKRSGGQQPSEEQRPGSGSAIALGALLDGVPESIVIGTSLLGGGAVSLVTVVAVFISNVPEGLSSASGMRRAGRGRGYVFGLWSGIALISALAAITGHTVLGDAPDDVLAGITALAGGAILTMIADTMIPEAYEDTHLLTGLIMVVGFLAAFALSHA
- a CDS encoding DUF302 domain-containing protein, which gives rise to MGYAISVRLHRPFGETVEQVRAVLKDQGFGVLTEIDVRATLREKLGETMEDYLILGACNPRLAHRALGVDRRIGLLLPCNVVVRADGEETVVEALDPQVMVSVSDRRDLGPVADEAAERLAAALRRLDA
- a CDS encoding ester cyclase, producing the protein MIGALYERWLLEMWAGDFGLARDLVTPDFVGHWPGHDVHGADELIDVLRQGHAPFEGVTVTLDVGPIVDGDQVAARWTFGGRYKGGVPGATAPEGTDVSFEGHDVLRAEGGRFAEYWVISDVRALDRALGTE
- a CDS encoding MarR family winged helix-turn-helix transcriptional regulator, whose amino-acid sequence is MAEGAEETEGPAGLRSFAVELRRMNAEFNRIAHEFAHASGLHPTDVQALVTIMDAPLRTPGRPMTPGRLREELNVTSGAVTACLDRLERLGHITRTRDPADRRVVHLRYEPSAMTMGRAYFRPLAESTEAARAGFTEEELRLVLRFLRAMNEELSALRTRDSGR
- a CDS encoding globin domain-containing protein, translating into MSIYESIGGPAVYRGGAMKDVHLGPGIERFHFDRVAGHLTASLAAAGVPEATIAEIAAVVMPLADDIVSGRSTRKAVGAD
- a CDS encoding TetR/AcrR family transcriptional regulator; the encoded protein is MSARERLVESARELLWERGYVGTSPKTIQQRAEAGQGSMYHHFAGKEELARAAIDRTAEEMRAAVDAQLSGPGAAVERIAAYLRRERDVLRGCPVGRLTQDPDVIGTPALREPVEETFAWLRARLAAVVQEGVERGELEPSVDPASTAAAIVATLQGGYVLARAAGAPEPFDQAIAGILALLNARTVS
- a CDS encoding carboxymuconolactone decarboxylase family protein, whose product is MEPRLNLMTNEFAAKVGKRFAAVSVAIQQSSLPRDLQELVMLRASQINGCGWCVDLHTKDAAAAGETAVRLHLVAAWRESTVFTEPERAALALAEEGTRLADAHQGVSDATWARVREHFDDDQIAALVYLVAMINAANRLGVIPRNQGGSYEPGLFAALEN
- a CDS encoding metal-sensitive transcriptional regulator, with amino-acid sequence MELDRDALDDVALRLRRAQGQIGGVIRMIEEGRDCAELVTQLAAVSRALDRAGFKIIATGLERCAVPERAGTAQAAADRALLEKLFLTLA
- a CDS encoding thioredoxin family protein, whose translation is MATTELTRENFDEVLDGNDMILIDFWASWCGPCRFFGPVYERVSGRHDGIMFGKVDTEAQPELAGAFGITSIPTLMIIRENVVLYAQPGALPEQELEKLIDGARAVDLDDVRRQAAERERSA